The following are encoded in a window of Verrucomicrobiia bacterium genomic DNA:
- a CDS encoding DEAD/DEAH box helicase, which yields MDTLKDALNGTATLSQSVVVPDLWQQQAVNALREGKDVVVQAPTGAGKTLIFELWSKQGKNRGQAIYTVPTRALANDKLAEWRARGWDVGIATGDLAENLEASILVATLETQKYRLVRGVGPTLLVVDEYQLLGDPDRGLNYELALALAPPQTQLLLLSGSVANPQDIVRWLRRLGRKAVLIEDKIRPVPLEEVDVERLSYRLPAEIRGYWARFCARALAEGLGPILLFAPRRANAESIARELARQLPCPHPLTLTLEQKRLVGEDLARMLRARVAYHHSGLSYAARAGVIEPLAKGGALRVVVATMGLAAGINFSLRSVALAGDSYRRDQLEQALRPDEILQMFGRAGRRGIDETGYVLVGANEIRLRDGYPAHLQRNGMVDWNTLLGLMAAAAEAGRDPFAEAVRVQQRLFTTRTVTLGVEESLKYPHTPCGLKTDAERARHVRRKVHQMLNSRAEWEPLPSLCERPAGEVQVLLAPPGPLLDALKLLPPQDDTPEIGERRGTLQELLQWRPALAVPQALEKLGHGALVVLEQHEGASPVHGRAVTVADILHDGRLEMVKWVRRLLRWPGRITTPELWAEKVEPLLRQRFAAQRLPVVRFENRGHKLMAMVSLAQMPLKVAVDAHGVPIWKPVTREVLPADCQQCPHLETCRQLPTGSGAAMLWRRLGLVDARGVPTLRGRVVSFFHQGDGLAIAAGLEDESCPLEEMIYELANLDAGFRFSGEESRWAGRLAIACQKLYGLQTIPGYLENGLPPHYGAGAEQIVAAVHRQPESKHRFVTEWLGVGDIDRIIIEWRSTLRQIAHAPSLDWPRWQELQQRARAILQETESPTLTDLPPLDYQQTRRIDHRLALRRH from the coding sequence GTGGACACGCTGAAGGATGCCCTCAACGGCACAGCCACCTTGAGTCAATCGGTGGTGGTGCCGGACCTTTGGCAACAGCAGGCCGTCAATGCCTTGCGCGAGGGCAAAGACGTGGTGGTGCAGGCCCCCACCGGTGCCGGCAAAACGCTGATTTTTGAACTTTGGAGCAAACAGGGCAAAAACCGTGGTCAGGCGATTTACACAGTGCCCACCCGCGCGCTGGCCAATGACAAGCTGGCGGAATGGCGGGCTCGCGGGTGGGATGTGGGCATTGCCACCGGCGATTTGGCCGAAAACCTGGAGGCCTCCATTCTGGTGGCCACCTTGGAAACCCAAAAATACCGGCTGGTTCGCGGCGTGGGGCCAACCCTGCTGGTGGTGGACGAATACCAGCTTTTGGGGGATCCGGATCGGGGCTTGAACTATGAACTGGCTCTGGCTCTGGCCCCCCCGCAAACCCAATTGCTGCTTTTGAGCGGCAGTGTGGCCAATCCCCAGGACATCGTGCGCTGGCTTCGCCGCCTGGGCCGCAAGGCGGTGCTCATTGAAGATAAAATCCGTCCCGTGCCTCTGGAGGAGGTGGATGTGGAAAGGCTCAGTTACCGGCTGCCGGCCGAAATTCGCGGTTATTGGGCGCGCTTTTGCGCCCGTGCCCTGGCTGAGGGGCTTGGGCCCATTCTTCTTTTTGCTCCGCGCCGGGCCAACGCGGAATCCATTGCCAGAGAACTGGCCCGTCAGCTTCCCTGCCCCCATCCGTTGACGCTCACCCTGGAGCAAAAGCGGTTGGTTGGCGAGGATTTGGCCCGAATGTTGCGGGCTCGCGTGGCTTATCATCACAGCGGGCTGAGTTATGCGGCCCGCGCCGGCGTGATTGAGCCATTGGCCAAAGGGGGTGCCTTGCGGGTGGTGGTGGCCACGATGGGGCTGGCGGCCGGCATCAATTTCTCGCTGCGCAGCGTGGCGCTGGCGGGTGATTCCTACCGGCGCGATCAACTCGAGCAGGCCCTGCGTCCCGATGAAATCCTCCAAATGTTTGGCCGGGCTGGCCGCCGCGGCATAGACGAAACCGGTTATGTGCTGGTCGGCGCCAACGAAATACGCCTGCGCGATGGTTACCCCGCGCATTTGCAACGCAATGGCATGGTGGACTGGAACACCTTGCTGGGGTTGATGGCGGCTGCGGCCGAGGCCGGCCGCGATCCTTTTGCCGAAGCGGTGCGCGTGCAACAAAGGCTCTTCACGACTCGTACGGTCACGCTGGGGGTGGAGGAGAGTCTCAAATACCCCCACACGCCATGCGGACTGAAAACCGATGCCGAGCGCGCCCGTCATGTGCGGCGCAAAGTCCACCAGATGCTTAATAGCCGGGCGGAATGGGAGCCGCTGCCATCCCTATGTGAACGGCCGGCCGGTGAAGTACAAGTGCTGTTGGCGCCGCCGGGCCCTCTTTTGGACGCCCTTAAACTGCTGCCTCCCCAGGATGACACTCCAGAGATTGGAGAACGGCGGGGGACACTCCAGGAACTGCTCCAATGGCGGCCAGCGCTGGCGGTGCCTCAGGCATTGGAGAAACTGGGACATGGGGCCCTGGTAGTCTTGGAACAGCATGAGGGGGCATCACCCGTCCACGGGCGGGCCGTCACGGTGGCGGACATATTACATGATGGGCGGTTGGAAATGGTCAAATGGGTGCGGCGGTTGCTGCGCTGGCCGGGACGAATTACCACGCCGGAGCTGTGGGCTGAAAAGGTGGAGCCATTATTGCGGCAACGTTTTGCGGCGCAACGTCTGCCCGTGGTGCGATTTGAAAACCGCGGCCATAAATTGATGGCCATGGTCAGCCTGGCTCAAATGCCATTGAAGGTGGCAGTGGACGCCCACGGCGTGCCAATCTGGAAACCCGTGACCCGCGAAGTTTTGCCCGCCGACTGTCAGCAATGCCCGCACCTTGAAACCTGCCGGCAACTCCCCACGGGGAGTGGGGCCGCCATGTTGTGGCGCCGCCTCGGGCTGGTGGATGCACGGGGGGTGCCCACGCTGCGCGGCCGCGTCGTCAGCTTCTTCCATCAAGGTGACGGACTGGCCATCGCCGCCGGACTTGAAGATGAGTCTTGTCCGCTTGAAGAGATGATTTATGAGCTGGCCAATCTGGATGCCGGTTTTCGCTTTTCCGGTGAGGAAAGCCGGTGGGCCGGCCGGTTGGCGATTGCCTGTCAGAAACTTTACGGACTGCAAACCATCCCCGGCTATCTGGAAAACGGTTTGCCGCCGCATTACGGTGCCGGGGCCGAGCAAATCGTGGCTGCCGTGCATCGGCAGCCCGAAAGCAAACATCGTTTCGTTACGGAATGGCTGGGGGTGGGCGATATCGACCGCATCATCATCGAATGGCGCAGCACCCTGCGCCAAATTGCCCATGCTCCTTCGTTGGATTGGCCGCGCTGGCAGGAACTGCAGCAACGCGCCAGGGCCATTCTGCAGGAGACAGAATCCCCTACCCTGACCGACCTGCCCCCGCTGGATTATCAGCAAACCCGCCGCATTGATCACCGGCTGGCTCTGCGGCGGCATTGA
- a CDS encoding FAD-binding protein, with amino-acid sequence MSALSPSLLRRLRQLLPEGELAIDPVTCQAYAGDKWFAARVPEAVALPRSTESVARLLSFAHRHGLPVTARGAGHGYVGGCVPQQGGIVLSLEGMNRIKEIHPGDFVAVVEPGVHTQTLQEAVEKKGLYYPPDPASRKDCSIGGNIASNAGGPRCLKYGVTRDYVLGLEVVRANGEVLRLGSRTHKNKTGFDLARLFVGSEGMLGVITEATLKLLPLPPYRALLVVGFNHMGHAAQAIRRIFAAGFLPCALEVADQFTLEAARRRTGSRRLRGCGALIFVELDGRLAAVKADLGDLRRLIRSLPHLFIQHALGAEACEQLWQLRREFSYALRDTGLTKLNEDIVVPRGRLEDLFRFTARLQKESGFPVACFGHAGDGNIHVNIMVDFNQPGAEARSRKVLDKLFTQILAWGGVITGEHGVGLAKKPWFPQAVSREVRRLHKDIKAALDPRGILNPGKFL; translated from the coding sequence ATGAGTGCCTTGTCCCCTTCCCTCCTGCGCCGGTTGCGGCAACTGCTGCCCGAGGGCGAATTAGCAATAGACCCGGTGACTTGTCAGGCTTACGCGGGCGACAAATGGTTCGCCGCGCGAGTGCCCGAGGCAGTCGCTCTGCCCCGTTCGACTGAAAGCGTGGCGCGACTGTTGTCCTTTGCGCATCGCCACGGTCTGCCAGTGACCGCTCGTGGCGCGGGTCATGGCTATGTTGGCGGTTGCGTGCCCCAACAGGGCGGCATCGTGCTTTCCTTGGAGGGCATGAATCGCATCAAAGAAATCCATCCCGGCGACTTCGTGGCCGTGGTGGAGCCAGGGGTGCACACTCAGACGCTCCAGGAGGCCGTGGAAAAAAAGGGCCTTTACTATCCGCCGGATCCGGCCAGCCGGAAAGATTGTTCCATCGGCGGTAACATCGCTTCCAACGCGGGCGGGCCGCGCTGTCTCAAATATGGGGTCACGCGCGATTATGTCCTGGGCTTGGAGGTCGTGCGGGCCAATGGCGAGGTCTTGCGCCTGGGCAGCCGTACCCACAAGAACAAGACAGGCTTTGACCTTGCCCGCCTGTTCGTGGGCAGCGAAGGAATGCTGGGCGTCATCACCGAGGCCACATTGAAACTACTCCCCCTGCCCCCTTACCGCGCCTTGCTGGTGGTGGGCTTTAATCACATGGGGCATGCCGCTCAGGCCATCCGACGCATTTTTGCCGCAGGCTTTTTGCCCTGTGCCCTGGAGGTGGCAGATCAATTTACCTTGGAGGCCGCCCGCCGCCGAACCGGCAGCCGCCGTCTGCGCGGTTGTGGGGCCCTGATTTTCGTGGAATTGGACGGGCGACTGGCGGCCGTGAAGGCGGATTTGGGGGATTTGCGCCGCCTGATTCGCTCCCTGCCCCATTTGTTCATTCAACATGCCCTTGGCGCCGAGGCCTGCGAACAGCTCTGGCAGTTGCGACGCGAGTTCAGTTATGCGTTGCGGGACACCGGCCTGACCAAGCTCAATGAGGATATTGTGGTGCCGCGCGGGCGGCTGGAGGATTTGTTTCGCTTCACGGCGCGTTTGCAAAAGGAATCCGGCTTCCCTGTGGCCTGCTTTGGCCATGCCGGCGACGGCAACATCCACGTCAACATCATGGTGGACTTCAATCAACCGGGCGCAGAGGCCCGCAGCCGAAAGGTGTTGGACAAACTTTTCACGCAGATTCTGGCTTGGGGCGGCGTCATTACCGGCGAACACGGGGTGGGGCTGGCTAAAAAGCCGTGGTTTCCGCAGGCTGTCAGTCGCGAGGTGCGGCGTCTCCATAAAGACATCAAGGCGGCCCTGGACCCCCGGGGCATCCTTAATCCCGGCAAGTTCCTGTGA
- a CDS encoding DUF2007 domain-containing protein: MESNPVVIFKTLNLAEAQLVCSRLQAAGFFASVSHELAALSLEGYSLAAGGVRVEVPADQADEAKAFLASSAPVPPADDSAPDGASPA, encoded by the coding sequence ATGGAGTCCAATCCGGTCGTCATTTTCAAAACGCTGAACCTGGCCGAGGCGCAACTGGTTTGCAGTCGCTTGCAGGCGGCCGGTTTCTTTGCCTCGGTCAGCCATGAACTGGCAGCGCTAAGCCTTGAGGGTTACAGCTTGGCCGCCGGCGGTGTCCGCGTCGAGGTGCCGGCCGATCAAGCTGACGAGGCCAAGGCCTTTCTTGCATCCAGTGCTCCAGTGCCCCCGGCGGATGATTCTGCGCCAGATGGGGCTTCTCCTGCATGA
- the rsgA gene encoding ribosome small subunit-dependent GTPase A, which translates to MTLATLGWSAEWEARFKELQQPTWEPGRVVVEDKHHYVVFTRHGALRARAAGRLLHRAAQPSELPKVGDWVALVAYPAEEKAVIQHVLPRKTRLARKVPGKEVTEQVLVTNVDTAFVVQALDNTFNPRLLERFLVMVVEGGIQPVVLLNKCDLSKDVPGQQAEAQACAGSAPVLAVSAKTGKGIKALWEYIAPQQTVVFLGISGVGKSSLINRLYGEEVAATAEVRESDHKGRHTTTWRELIVLPNGGLVIDTPGMREFHLWMAGESLPEAFPDIYALAAGCKFNDCTHTVEKGCAVQAAVAAGQLAPERLASFHKLRQELEYLEKAGRLRHRRGGGRPKDFLAAHEEEA; encoded by the coding sequence TTGACCCTGGCAACGCTAGGGTGGTCCGCCGAATGGGAGGCACGTTTTAAGGAACTGCAACAGCCCACCTGGGAACCGGGGAGGGTGGTGGTGGAGGACAAACACCATTATGTGGTCTTTACCCGCCACGGGGCTTTGCGCGCCCGGGCCGCCGGACGCTTGTTGCATCGCGCCGCCCAGCCGTCGGAGCTGCCCAAAGTGGGAGACTGGGTGGCGCTCGTGGCCTATCCCGCCGAAGAAAAAGCCGTCATCCAACATGTTCTGCCCAGAAAGACCCGTCTGGCGCGGAAAGTGCCCGGCAAGGAAGTCACCGAACAGGTGCTTGTCACCAATGTGGATACCGCCTTTGTTGTGCAGGCCTTGGACAATACTTTCAATCCGCGTCTGCTGGAACGGTTCTTGGTGATGGTGGTGGAAGGGGGCATTCAACCTGTGGTTCTGCTGAACAAATGTGATTTAAGCAAGGATGTGCCAGGGCAACAGGCCGAGGCACAGGCCTGCGCGGGTAGCGCGCCGGTGCTGGCAGTCAGCGCCAAAACAGGCAAAGGCATCAAAGCGTTGTGGGAATATATTGCCCCCCAGCAGACCGTGGTTTTTCTGGGCATCTCCGGGGTGGGCAAATCGAGTTTGATTAACCGCTTGTACGGCGAGGAAGTTGCCGCCACGGCCGAGGTACGCGAATCGGACCATAAAGGCCGCCATACCACCACCTGGCGCGAGCTGATCGTGCTGCCCAATGGCGGCTTGGTCATTGACACACCCGGCATGCGCGAATTCCATCTCTGGATGGCCGGCGAGAGTTTGCCCGAGGCGTTTCCAGATATTTACGCGCTGGCTGCAGGATGCAAATTCAACGATTGCACGCACACCGTGGAAAAGGGCTGTGCGGTGCAGGCAGCGGTGGCGGCCGGTCAGCTTGCGCCCGAACGCCTGGCGAGCTTTCACAAGCTGCGCCAGGAGCTGGAGTATCTGGAGAAGGCGGGCAGATTGCGCCACCGGCGGGGCGGGGGACGGCCCAAGGACTTTCTGGCGGCCCACGAGGAGGAGGCTTGA
- a CDS encoding glycosyltransferase gives MKFSVIVPAFNEEKLLPASLLVLRQAAAAAWESQGFAWEVIVCDNNSSDETARVAAAAGARVVFEPVNQIARARNTGARAARGQWLVFMDADSQPCPGLLAAVARAAELEDVAAGGALLRFDASAPWGYWAVRFWNLCSRTLKWAAGSFIFCRAQAFKELGGFDETLFVSEEIDFSRRLKRWARKHRLRVVILTEHPLITSGRKTHLYTLGDHLKFIGRSFYLGARLCRTRQHCGIWYDGRR, from the coding sequence GTGAAGTTTTCCGTCATTGTCCCTGCTTTTAACGAGGAAAAGTTATTGCCGGCCTCTTTGTTGGTGTTGCGGCAGGCTGCGGCGGCAGCATGGGAATCGCAGGGCTTTGCATGGGAGGTCATTGTTTGCGACAATAACTCTTCTGACGAGACCGCCCGCGTGGCCGCGGCAGCGGGTGCCAGGGTGGTATTCGAGCCGGTGAATCAGATCGCCCGTGCCCGCAACACCGGCGCCCGCGCCGCTCGCGGTCAATGGCTGGTTTTCATGGACGCGGATTCGCAGCCTTGCCCGGGACTCCTGGCAGCGGTGGCCAGAGCGGCTGAATTGGAGGACGTTGCGGCCGGCGGGGCCTTGCTGCGATTTGACGCTTCCGCACCCTGGGGATACTGGGCGGTGCGGTTTTGGAACCTGTGCAGCCGCACGCTGAAATGGGCCGCCGGCTCATTTATCTTTTGTCGTGCGCAAGCGTTCAAAGAACTTGGTGGATTTGATGAAACGCTGTTTGTTTCAGAGGAGATAGATTTCAGCCGGCGGCTGAAGCGTTGGGCGCGGAAGCATCGTCTGCGTGTGGTCATTTTGACGGAGCACCCCCTCATCACCTCAGGACGTAAGACCCATTTATACACCCTGGGCGATCACTTGAAGTTCATCGGGCGCTCTTTTTACCTGGGAGCCCGCTTGTGTCGCACCCGCCAGCATTGCGGGATATGGTACGACGGCCGCCGGTAA
- a CDS encoding Gfo/Idh/MocA family oxidoreductase gives MKRRQFLKNSAVAAAIFTVVPRHVLGGAGQISPNEKMTVALIGCGTQGLREMAHELKQPELQYVAACDPNEDSQDYVDWSKDGIRSAVAEAIGQPQWRKERPGIPGGREVAKVMIEGAYARVRQQAQFRGVQAYADFRELLETAKDVDCVKIMTPDHLHAVIAIKAMKKGKKVVTHKPLANRVTEGRWVIETARQTGAATHFLPANAGDAVRRLVHWTRQGVIGRLKEIHNWSNRPFWPQYATLPTERPPVPKGFDWDLWLGPSLPRPYHPHYTHAVFRGWYEFGGGPIADMGHYSLWRVFQELALDAPVWVESTPSHVCEVRDQVSVIIQNDYSFPVASTVRFKFAAKGDRPEINLYWYDGGMRPPTPPELEKEGGELPAEGMMWVGEERIILAGFLGQNPRVLPLPKQEIDSLKPPPREIPNWTHALRVGQKTDGDFLLAGPITEAFNLAAVSLRMGGRRLLWDAARGTITNRPEANRYLTREYRKGWEPQAI, from the coding sequence ATGAAACGCCGTCAATTCCTCAAAAACAGCGCCGTAGCCGCCGCCATCTTCACCGTGGTGCCCCGTCATGTGTTGGGAGGCGCGGGACAGATTTCGCCCAATGAGAAAATGACGGTGGCCCTCATTGGCTGTGGCACGCAGGGTTTGCGTGAAATGGCGCATGAATTGAAGCAGCCGGAGCTGCAATATGTGGCCGCCTGCGATCCCAATGAGGATTCGCAGGATTATGTGGATTGGTCCAAGGACGGCATTCGCAGCGCCGTGGCTGAGGCTATTGGCCAGCCGCAATGGCGCAAGGAGCGGCCGGGCATCCCGGGCGGGCGGGAGGTGGCCAAAGTCATGATTGAGGGCGCTTACGCCAGAGTACGGCAGCAGGCCCAATTCCGCGGGGTGCAGGCTTACGCCGATTTCCGTGAACTGTTGGAAACTGCCAAGGATGTGGATTGTGTCAAAATCATGACCCCGGATCATCTGCATGCGGTAATCGCCATCAAAGCGATGAAAAAAGGCAAAAAGGTGGTCACCCACAAGCCACTGGCCAACCGTGTCACCGAAGGGCGATGGGTCATCGAAACTGCCCGCCAAACCGGGGCTGCCACGCACTTTCTGCCGGCCAACGCGGGCGACGCCGTGCGCCGTCTGGTGCACTGGACGCGGCAGGGCGTCATTGGCCGGCTCAAAGAAATCCACAATTGGTCCAACCGTCCGTTCTGGCCGCAGTATGCCACGCTGCCAACAGAACGCCCCCCTGTGCCGAAGGGCTTTGACTGGGATTTATGGCTCGGCCCCTCCCTGCCCCGTCCGTATCATCCGCACTATACTCATGCGGTCTTCCGGGGCTGGTATGAGTTTGGCGGCGGACCGATTGCCGACATGGGACATTACAGCCTGTGGCGGGTGTTTCAAGAGCTGGCCTTGGATGCTCCGGTGTGGGTGGAGTCCACTCCCAGCCACGTCTGCGAGGTGCGCGATCAGGTCAGTGTCATCATTCAAAATGATTATTCCTTTCCGGTGGCCAGCACCGTGCGTTTTAAGTTTGCGGCAAAAGGAGACCGTCCGGAAATCAACCTGTACTGGTACGATGGCGGAATGCGGCCACCCACCCCGCCCGAGCTGGAAAAAGAAGGCGGCGAGCTGCCCGCCGAAGGGATGATGTGGGTCGGGGAGGAGCGCATCATTCTGGCCGGTTTCCTGGGGCAGAATCCCCGAGTCTTGCCCCTGCCCAAACAGGAGATTGACTCCCTCAAGCCTCCGCCACGTGAGATTCCCAATTGGACGCATGCCCTGCGGGTGGGGCAAAAGACGGATGGTGACTTCCTGCTGGCTGGCCCGATAACGGAGGCCTTCAACCTGGCAGCCGTCTCGCTGCGGATGGGAGGCCGGCGGCTGCTGTGGGACGCTGCTCGTGGCACCATCACCAATCGCCCTGAGGCCAATCGTTATTTGACCCGGGAATACCGCAAAGGCTGGGAACCGCAGGCGATTTAG
- a CDS encoding adenylate/guanylate cyclase domain-containing protein, whose product MSETPPTAGKESVWLEAQDGRRWSVLGSCGIGRSLTNQVVLEGAKVSRRHALVHVQSKNEHWLVDLASSNGTFLNGRRITQPMLLRDGDRLGIGEYELVFHQPGSTTEASPPPANAPFHAVRLDEGWLLLAEVLDATMIMQNLLPSQQAQVMERWMEDGRKIVRRHHGVLNQYLGDGFLAFWKEDEQATASVAQCIKDLLELQAKAEPPFRFVVHYGQVAFGISAVTGDETLMGQEVNRLFRMEKLAGAQGQTTLLSAAARERLQPFIETFEIGTFTLLGFRQAETFYAF is encoded by the coding sequence ATGAGTGAAACTCCTCCCACGGCTGGCAAGGAATCGGTGTGGCTTGAGGCGCAAGATGGACGCCGGTGGTCTGTGCTGGGATCTTGTGGCATTGGCCGGTCTCTGACCAATCAGGTCGTGCTTGAAGGCGCCAAGGTTTCCCGCCGCCACGCGCTGGTGCATGTGCAGAGCAAAAATGAGCATTGGCTGGTGGATTTGGCCAGCAGCAACGGCACTTTTCTCAATGGCCGGCGCATTACCCAGCCCATGCTGCTGCGCGATGGGGACCGCCTTGGCATTGGGGAATATGAGTTGGTTTTTCATCAGCCGGGCAGCACGACGGAGGCTTCTCCGCCTCCGGCCAACGCTCCCTTCCACGCAGTGCGACTGGATGAGGGCTGGTTGCTGCTGGCCGAGGTGCTGGACGCCACCATGATCATGCAAAATTTGCTCCCATCCCAGCAGGCGCAGGTGATGGAGCGCTGGATGGAAGATGGCCGCAAAATTGTCCGCCGCCATCATGGTGTGCTCAATCAGTACCTCGGCGACGGATTTCTGGCTTTCTGGAAGGAGGATGAACAGGCCACCGCCTCCGTGGCTCAATGTATCAAAGACTTGCTTGAACTGCAGGCCAAGGCGGAGCCGCCCTTCCGCTTTGTGGTCCATTATGGGCAGGTCGCGTTTGGAATTTCTGCCGTGACGGGGGATGAAACCCTCATGGGTCAGGAGGTTAACCGCCTTTTTCGCATGGAAAAACTGGCGGGCGCCCAAGGCCAGACCACCCTGCTCAGCGCCGCAGCGCGCGAGCGCCTGCAGCCTTTTATTGAGACCTTCGAAATCGGTACCTTCACCCTCCTGGGTTTCCGCCAGGCCGAGACTTTCTACGCATTCTAG
- a CDS encoding TRAM domain-containing protein, which translates to MSFWVIRIFFLLLCILGGVAISQVREELISQWYWGALAGFGFGGLLIAIEEMLKGFSLRAFSAATFGLALGSFIAWMVDRSGLFQYADEMPVRWLIRLVTFLFFGYLGMVLAMRSNKEDFSLIIPFVRFQSQSQPTSLLLLDTSAIVDGRVVELIERRFLEGTVVVPRFVLHEVQQIADSSDPVKRARGRRGLDILNRIRRLHGVDLKIHDAEYPDENGVDAKLVRLAKSLQARLITTDYNLAKIADLQSVRCLNIAEMASVLKPVVLPGDTLNLKIVREGKDKGQGVGYLPDGTMVVVNQGQPYIGQQANVQVQSLLQTGAGVIIFAEIKNHS; encoded by the coding sequence ATGTCTTTTTGGGTCATTCGGATATTTTTTCTGCTCTTGTGCATACTGGGCGGCGTGGCGATCAGCCAGGTGCGTGAAGAGCTGATCAGTCAGTGGTATTGGGGGGCACTGGCGGGCTTTGGCTTTGGGGGATTGCTCATCGCCATTGAGGAAATGCTTAAAGGGTTCTCCCTCCGGGCGTTTTCGGCGGCCACCTTCGGCCTGGCGCTGGGCAGTTTTATTGCCTGGATGGTGGACCGCTCCGGTCTTTTTCAATATGCCGATGAGATGCCCGTGCGCTGGTTGATCCGGCTGGTTACCTTCTTGTTTTTTGGCTATCTGGGGATGGTACTGGCCATGCGCAGCAATAAGGAGGACTTCTCGCTGATCATCCCGTTTGTCCGTTTTCAATCGCAGTCCCAACCCACTTCATTGCTTTTGCTGGATACCAGCGCCATCGTGGATGGACGGGTGGTGGAACTAATCGAGCGCCGTTTTTTGGAGGGCACCGTCGTTGTGCCCCGCTTTGTCCTGCACGAGGTGCAGCAGATCGCAGATTCTTCCGATCCTGTCAAACGCGCCCGGGGGCGCCGGGGGCTGGATATTTTGAACCGCATCCGCCGTCTGCACGGAGTGGACTTGAAAATCCACGATGCCGAATACCCTGACGAAAACGGCGTGGACGCCAAGCTGGTGCGGCTGGCCAAATCCCTTCAAGCCCGGCTGATTACCACAGACTACAACCTTGCCAAAATCGCGGACTTGCAGTCCGTGCGTTGCCTGAACATCGCCGAAATGGCATCAGTCCTCAAACCCGTGGTGCTTCCCGGGGACACGTTGAACTTGAAAATCGTGCGGGAAGGCAAGGACAAGGGACAGGGAGTGGGTTATTTGCCCGACGGCACGATGGTGGTGGTCAACCAGGGCCAGCCCTACATAGGGCAGCAGGCCAATGTGCAGGTGCAAAGTTTGCTGCAGACCGGCGCCGGCGTGATCATATTTGCCGAAATTAAGAATCACTCGTAA
- a CDS encoding DUF2249 domain-containing protein gives MQNVLVDVRTLAPKQRHAQVFAVWGKLGQGAALELVNDHDPLPLYYQLACEHTGTFHWDYLEKGPEVWRVRITKGDYPDPGFKPPRKKPAAKGLADCPLTVDTRPLFQRGEPPCALIDEAAAQTPVGGSFVLLVPFEPLPLYAKLAREGFTHKAELQTDGSWRVEFFKEK, from the coding sequence ATGCAAAATGTTTTAGTGGATGTCCGGACACTGGCACCCAAACAACGGCACGCTCAGGTTTTCGCGGTGTGGGGCAAGCTGGGTCAAGGCGCGGCGCTCGAGCTGGTAAATGACCACGATCCCCTGCCCTTGTATTATCAACTGGCCTGTGAGCATACAGGCACTTTTCATTGGGACTATTTGGAAAAAGGGCCGGAGGTTTGGCGGGTACGCATCACCAAGGGGGACTATCCTGACCCGGGTTTCAAACCGCCGCGGAAAAAGCCCGCCGCCAAAGGCTTGGCGGATTGTCCCCTAACTGTGGATACCCGCCCGCTCTTTCAGCGTGGCGAGCCCCCCTGCGCCCTGATTGACGAGGCCGCCGCGCAAACGCCGGTCGGCGGCAGTTTTGTGCTGCTTGTACCCTTCGAGCCATTGCCGCTCTACGCCAAACTCGCACGCGAGGGCTTCACGCATAAAGCTGAACTACAGACCGATGGCTCCTGGCGGGTGGAGTTCTTCAAGGAAAAATAG